From the genome of Fusobacterium varium, one region includes:
- a CDS encoding anhydro-N-acetylmuramic acid kinase — MITASGKMNKEEIKNRLAKEVENYKNFGIQYFPLYLKEGEIFVGCCGLRPYNKEKNILEMGIHIKKEYWGKGIALEGCTKIIEYAFDILKVSAIFVGHNPNNIASAYLIKKLGFTYLEDSYYPPTGLYHPSYIFEKK, encoded by the coding sequence ATGATAACAGCCTCAGGAAAAATGAATAAAGAGGAAATAAAAAATAGATTGGCAAAAGAAGTAGAAAATTATAAAAATTTTGGAATTCAATATTTTCCTCTTTATTTAAAGGAAGGTGAAATTTTTGTTGGCTGTTGTGGTTTAAGACCATATAATAAAGAAAAAAATATTTTAGAAATGGGTATACATATAAAAAAAGAATATTGGGGAAAAGGGATTGCCCTAGAAGGGTGTACAAAAATAATTGAGTATGCATTTGATATTTTAAAAGTTTCTGCTATTTTTGTAGGGCATAATCCAAATAATATAGCATCAGCGTATCTTATAAAAAAATTGGGATTTACTTACTTAGAAGATAGTTACTATCCACCAACAGGATTATATCACCCATCATATATTTTTGAAAAAAAATAA
- the cssS_1 gene encoding Sensor histidine kinase CssS, with product MKKIFYKIFFAFIVISYLPLIVIYYFNFLYMDKYIVQNTKEQLIKVSEDISIKDIPLDKIIDSKKNKDIKIAYINFQKSEKESELFNYFNKTEIKANLEKLHTGDYTIRLTSMTDFLNYFLLIKKISNTEFLVIISPTIVPNVVTKMMSSFYLDLSAFIVPILFVLAYIFSKYFSDPIVTLEKISSKISKLDFSSNIDFKYNNELETLGNNLKGMSEKLKNNIDELNNLNLQMKIELKEKEKLINFEKDFMRSIGHELKTPIAIINGYIEALQDDIVSDEEKIMCILLYIMKECFLINLSRI from the coding sequence ATGAAAAAAATTTTTTATAAAATATTTTTTGCTTTTATTGTAATCTCTTACCTTCCACTAATAGTAATATATTATTTTAATTTTTTATATATGGATAAATATATCGTTCAAAATACAAAAGAACAATTAATAAAAGTATCTGAAGATATCTCAATTAAAGATATTCCTTTGGATAAAATAATAGATAGCAAAAAAAATAAAGATATAAAAATAGCATATATAAATTTTCAGAAATCTGAAAAAGAAAGTGAACTTTTCAATTATTTTAATAAAACTGAAATAAAAGCTAATTTAGAAAAACTCCATACTGGAGATTATACAATAAGACTTACAAGCATGACAGATTTTCTTAACTATTTTCTTCTTATAAAGAAAATATCAAATACAGAGTTTTTAGTGATTATATCACCAACCATAGTTCCTAATGTTGTAACTAAGATGATGTCATCATTTTACTTGGATTTGTCAGCTTTTATAGTACCAATACTTTTTGTTTTAGCATATATTTTCTCAAAATATTTTTCTGATCCAATTGTGACTTTGGAAAAAATATCATCTAAAATATCAAAATTAGATTTTTCATCAAATATAGACTTTAAATATAACAATGAATTGGAAACTCTTGGAAATAATTTAAAGGGAATGTCTGAAAAACTAAAAAATAATATAGATGAATTGAATAATTTAAATTTACAAATGAAAATAGAGTTAAAGGAAAAAGAGAAATTAATAAATTTTGAAAAAGATTTTATGCGTTCAATAGGACATGAATTAAAAACACCTATTGCCATAATTAATGGATATATAGAAGCACTTCAAGATGACATTGTGTCAGATGAAGAAAAAATAATGTGTATTCTATTATATATAATGAAGGAATGTTTCTTGATAAACTTATCAAGAATTTAA
- the walK_2 gene encoding Sensor protein kinase walK, translating to MSIILNNLFTNAITYVDDRKKIEIEFKDKILRISNSSAYIPEEKFKNIFRPFYKLDSSRNRKYGGAGLGLSIVKNILTSLNLEHSLIFDEEKNYVIFTIKFN from the coding sequence GTGTCTATAATTTTAAATAATCTTTTTACTAATGCTATTACTTATGTAGATGATAGAAAGAAGATTGAGATAGAATTTAAAGATAAAATTTTAAGAATATCAAATAGCTCTGCATATATACCAGAAGAAAAATTTAAAAATATATTTAGACCATTTTATAAACTTGATTCTTCTAGAAATAGAAAATATGGTGGAGCAGGCTTAGGGCTTTCAATTGTAAAAAATATATTAACCAGTTTAAATCTGGAACATAGCCTTATTTTCGATGAAGAAAAAAATTATGTTATATTCACAATAAAATTTAATTAA
- the yvdT gene encoding Uncharacterized HTH-type transcriptional regulator yvdT: MSGVGKKEQILEAATKLILKKGYSHTSVEDITNEMGIAKGSFYTYFKSKNLLLKTIAEKKIDEMIEKQDNILKNALSFEETLKNIILVRLKFSNESMKRELVLISLIKNMEALSPEIKEILKRIGEINIDFIKKLLIKFKSELKAEEENFQRYSELISAIIREFKVVSFFLDKECNENIFIQDFDTVIEKMNNEKLEEGIDFIYRCIIKILK; encoded by the coding sequence ATGTCAGGTGTAGGGAAAAAAGAGCAGATACTAGAAGCTGCTACAAAACTCATACTAAAAAAAGGTTATTCTCATACTTCAGTTGAAGATATAACTAACGAAATGGGGATAGCTAAAGGGAGTTTTTATACTTACTTTAAGTCAAAAAATTTATTATTAAAGACTATTGCAGAGAAGAAAATTGATGAAATGATAGAAAAACAGGATAATATTCTTAAGAATGCTCTTTCTTTTGAAGAAACTTTAAAGAATATTATTCTGGTAAGACTTAAATTTTCCAATGAGAGTATGAAAAGAGAACTTGTATTAATAAGCTTAATAAAAAATATGGAAGCTTTGAGTCCTGAAATAAAAGAGATATTAAAAAGAATAGGAGAAATAAATATAGATTTTATAAAAAAATTACTTATAAAATTTAAATCTGAGTTAAAAGCAGAAGAGGAAAATTTTCAAAGATATTCAGAACTTATCAGTGCCATTATACGAGAATTTAAAGTAGTAAGTTTTTTCTTGGATAAAGAGTGTAATGAGAATATTTTTATTCAAGATTTTGATACAGTAATAGAGAAAATGAATAATGAAAAACTTGAAGAAGGTATAGATTTTATATATAGATGTATTATAAAAATATTAAAATAA
- the srrA_2 gene encoding Staphylococcal respiratory response protein A: MREIKKYSSVPVMILSARDDDEDELFGFEIGTDEYITKPFNNKILLARIKTLIKNTSNNTDHIIELGKITINDTSHTVTVEGKEVILAPKEYELLIYLIKNHKIALSRDKMLTEVWGYDFPGSDRTIDTHIKNLRKKLGDECIKTVRGIGYKFEIKN; this comes from the coding sequence TTGAGAGAAATAAAAAAGTATAGTTCTGTTCCTGTTATGATATTATCTGCAAGAGATGATGATGAAGATGAATTATTTGGTTTTGAAATAGGAACAGATGAGTACATAACTAAACCTTTTAATAACAAAATACTTTTAGCAAGAATAAAGACTCTTATAAAGAATACAAGTAACAATACTGATCATATTATTGAGTTAGGAAAGATAACTATTAATGATACATCTCATACAGTAACAGTAGAAGGCAAGGAAGTTATTTTAGCTCCTAAAGAATATGAACTTCTTATATATCTTATAAAAAATCATAAAATTGCCTTAAGTAGAGATAAAATGCTTACAGAAGTATGGGGATATGATTTTCCTGGAAGTGATAGAACAATTGACACCCATATAAAAAATTTGAGAAAAAAATTGGGAGATGAATGTATAAAAACTGTTAGAGGAATAGGATATAAATTTGAAATAAAAAATTAG
- the walR_2 gene encoding Transcriptional regulatory protein walR, producing the protein MEIRNILKLYLLKEGYDVTEAEDGEVAIKLFYEKPFDLVILDIMLPKKMVGVF; encoded by the coding sequence ATGGAGATAAGAAATATTTTGAAATTATATCTTCTAAAGGAAGGTTATGATGTTACAGAAGCAGAAGATGGAGAAGTAGCGATAAAACTTTTTTATGAAAAGCCATTTGATTTGGTAATACTTGATATAATGCTACCTAAAAAGATGGTTGGAGTGTTTTGA
- a CDS encoding outer membrane channel protein, which translates to MKKILGLLLILSSSLFAREITLDQAIQMALENSKEIKVSEKDVEVSKLKVGIAFKDALPSVVYNGKYTRGEYERKMYKHGWEEQVDRKGGYTQTISISQPLFQGGAILGGIKGAKAYKSIANLLYLGERRDTRLRTIQNYSNIVKYQKDLEALEASKKELQARYNKQKAQLDLRLITKTDLLKTEYSLLDVESQIIGTKNGITIEKENLKIKTGIPKHEDVSVVEFEVPMYLSRNINFKADLDQAMNESINALVAKNYVEAADASRIVSRADMLPKVNAFASYGTSERTKYNPTIDEAEWRGGIEVTWNVFEFGKNYDNYRVAAIGKEQEMLREKISKDSIDINVTDAYLELIKMEKERDSKERAMEAAIENFRMDQERYDAGLISTVDYLLSESQVREATVAYNQIVIDYLYAFEKYRSLLI; encoded by the coding sequence ATGAAAAAAATATTAGGATTGCTTTTAATACTAAGTAGTTCGCTGTTTGCTAGAGAAATTACTCTGGATCAGGCTATACAGATGGCATTAGAAAATAGTAAAGAAATTAAAGTTTCTGAGAAAGATGTTGAAGTATCAAAATTAAAAGTAGGAATAGCATTCAAAGATGCTCTGCCAAGTGTTGTATATAATGGAAAATATACTAGGGGCGAATATGAGCGTAAAATGTATAAACATGGTTGGGAAGAACAAGTGGATAGAAAAGGTGGTTATACTCAGACTATATCTATATCACAGCCGTTATTCCAAGGAGGAGCAATTCTAGGTGGAATAAAAGGTGCAAAGGCATATAAAAGTATAGCTAATTTATTGTATTTAGGAGAGAGAAGAGATACAAGACTTAGAACTATCCAAAATTATTCTAATATTGTTAAATATCAAAAAGATTTAGAAGCTCTGGAAGCTTCTAAAAAAGAACTTCAAGCTAGATATAATAAACAGAAAGCACAGCTGGATTTAAGACTTATAACTAAAACAGATTTATTAAAAACTGAATATTCACTTTTAGATGTAGAGTCACAAATTATTGGAACTAAAAATGGAATAACTATTGAAAAAGAAAATCTTAAAATAAAAACAGGAATTCCAAAACATGAAGATGTAAGTGTTGTAGAATTTGAAGTTCCTATGTATTTGAGCAGAAACATAAACTTTAAAGCTGATTTAGATCAAGCTATGAATGAAAGTATAAATGCCTTGGTAGCTAAAAATTATGTAGAAGCAGCAGATGCAAGTAGAATAGTATCAAGAGCAGATATGCTTCCTAAGGTAAATGCCTTTGCAAGTTATGGTACATCAGAAAGAACAAAATACAATCCAACAATAGATGAAGCAGAATGGAGAGGTGGAATAGAAGTAACATGGAATGTATTTGAATTTGGAAAGAACTATGATAATTACAGAGTAGCAGCAATAGGAAAAGAACAGGAAATGTTGAGAGAGAAGATATCTAAAGACAGTATAGATATAAATGTAACAGATGCTTATTTAGAATTGATAAAAATGGAAAAAGAGAGAGATTCTAAAGAAAGAGCAATGGAAGCAGCAATAGAAAACTTTAGAATGGATCAAGAAAGATATGATGCAGGATTGATTTCGACAGTGGATTACTTATTATCTGAATCACAGGTAAGAGAAGCAACAGTAGCATATAATCAAATAGTAATAGATTATTTATATGCATTTGAAAAATACAGATCACTGCTTATTTAG
- the swrC_1 gene encoding Swarming motility protein SwrC, with product MTLAGLSIRRPVATTMLMISVMFIGLMAMFSMKSELLPNMNIPVVTVRTTWQGAVAEDVETQVTKKIEEILPNVEGIDKIESTSTYGQSTIVVKFDYGINADEKVTEIQRELSKITNDLPSAADTPIAKKVEAGTGNLTLVIMMSAPNKAELSSFVEEYLKPKFESLPGIGQVNVFGNPDKQLQIQIDSDKLAAYDLSPMELYDMIRVSSLNVPLGTVSTGTKDVIVRFMGELNYIDTFEDMIIKSNGNTLRVKDVADVVFTTEDPEDISYLSGKESIAVIVEKSSDGSTIDLNKRALEALESLESIMPPDTVYNVLLDTSIDINRSISNVSSTAVQGLILATIVLYLFLKNMRATLLVSAALPVAVIFTFAFLALNGTSLNLISLMGLSIGVGMLTDNSVVVVDNIYRHMTELKSPVMEASDNATTEVAMSVIASALTTMVVFIPILFIPGIAREIFRDLAYSIIFSNLAAIIVSLTLIPMLASRFLTNKADITKEGKIFGTVKSKYLKLINWAVNNRWKTIGITIFVFVFSIGIVPKFLKMEFMPKQDQGRYSIVAELGKGLDLEKSKAIAKEIENIVINDPNTQSYFTIVQKDSFSINVDIGKKDTRDTSVFDIITKLRPIVEKIPDTRTNLSEDFAMGSQQRDVQFDIVGSNLNEIKEVGAKVLEEIKKYPGAVDVKSTLDPGNIEARVVLDRDKIKSYGINPSVIAQTLSYSVLGGDRGDTVTVKTGVEEIDVIVRLPKDKRNDINALKNLNIKIDSGKFIKLSDVADIVMAEGSSEINKTDRIYSVTVSANDGGVGMKAIQDKLVEAYKSTNPPKSVDYRWGGNSENLSDATSQLGFALGISIFLIYALLAAQFENFVLPVIIIGSIPLALVGIVWGLLVTGQPVDIMVMIGVILLAGVVVNNAIVLIDFIKMTRERGSERQEAVIESCRTRLRPILMTTMTTVLGMLPLSLGIGEGSEIYRGMAITVMFGLTFSTLLTLVVIPILYTLIEDMNNAILKFLKKVYNKIMDLLPKKLSGRN from the coding sequence ATGACTTTAGCAGGTTTATCGATACGTAGACCAGTTGCTACAACAATGCTTATGATATCTGTTATGTTCATTGGATTAATGGCAATGTTTTCTATGAAATCAGAGCTTTTACCAAATATGAATATTCCAGTTGTTACAGTAAGAACAACATGGCAGGGAGCAGTAGCAGAAGATGTAGAAACACAGGTTACTAAAAAAATAGAAGAAATACTTCCAAACGTTGAGGGAATAGATAAAATAGAATCAACATCAACTTATGGACAGTCAACAATAGTAGTAAAATTTGACTATGGAATAAACGCAGATGAAAAAGTAACAGAGATACAAAGAGAATTGTCTAAAATAACAAATGATCTTCCTAGTGCAGCTGATACACCAATAGCTAAGAAAGTAGAAGCAGGAACCGGGAATTTAACTTTGGTAATAATGATGAGTGCTCCAAATAAAGCAGAATTAAGTAGTTTTGTTGAAGAATATTTAAAGCCTAAGTTTGAAAGTCTGCCTGGTATAGGGCAAGTAAATGTATTTGGTAATCCAGATAAGCAGCTACAAATACAAATAGACAGTGACAAACTTGCAGCTTATGATCTTTCTCCAATGGAACTTTATGATATGATAAGAGTATCAAGCTTAAATGTACCTTTGGGAACTGTGAGTACAGGAACTAAAGATGTAATAGTAAGATTTATGGGAGAATTGAACTACATAGATACTTTTGAAGATATGATTATAAAGAGTAATGGAAATACATTAAGAGTTAAAGATGTAGCAGATGTTGTTTTTACAACAGAAGATCCAGAAGATATTTCATACCTTTCAGGAAAAGAGTCAATAGCAGTAATAGTAGAAAAATCATCAGATGGAAGTACAATAGATTTGAATAAAAGGGCACTTGAAGCTCTTGAAAGTTTGGAATCTATAATGCCTCCAGATACTGTATATAATGTATTACTTGATACATCTATAGACATAAATCGTTCAATATCAAATGTAAGCAGCACAGCAGTACAAGGACTTATATTGGCAACAATAGTATTGTATCTGTTCCTAAAAAATATGAGAGCGACACTATTGGTATCAGCAGCTCTTCCAGTAGCAGTAATATTTACATTTGCATTTCTTGCATTAAATGGAACATCACTTAACCTTATCTCATTGATGGGATTGTCAATAGGGGTAGGAATGCTGACAGACAACTCCGTAGTTGTTGTGGATAACATTTATCGTCATATGACGGAATTGAAATCCCCAGTAATGGAGGCATCAGATAATGCAACAACAGAAGTTGCTATGTCAGTTATAGCATCAGCTTTAACAACAATGGTTGTATTTATTCCAATACTATTTATTCCAGGAATAGCAAGAGAAATATTTAGAGATCTGGCTTATTCAATAATATTTTCAAACCTTGCAGCAATAATAGTTTCATTAACTTTGATACCTATGCTTGCAAGTAGATTTCTTACAAATAAGGCAGATATCACAAAGGAAGGAAAGATATTTGGAACAGTAAAAAGTAAATATTTAAAATTAATAAACTGGGCAGTAAATAATAGATGGAAAACAATAGGAATAACAATATTTGTATTTGTATTTTCAATAGGAATTGTACCAAAATTTTTAAAGATGGAGTTTATGCCTAAGCAGGACCAAGGAAGATATTCGATAGTTGCTGAGTTAGGAAAAGGACTTGATCTGGAAAAATCAAAAGCAATAGCTAAAGAAATAGAGAATATTGTTATAAATGATCCTAATACACAAAGTTATTTTACAATTGTTCAAAAAGATAGTTTTTCTATAAATGTGGATATAGGAAAGAAAGATACAAGAGATACTTCTGTATTTGATATAATTACTAAATTAAGACCAATTGTAGAAAAAATACCAGATACAAGAACAAATTTATCAGAAGATTTTGCGATGGGGTCACAGCAAAGAGATGTTCAGTTTGACATAGTTGGTTCTAATCTTAATGAAATTAAGGAAGTAGGAGCAAAGGTACTTGAAGAAATTAAAAAATATCCAGGAGCAGTTGATGTAAAATCAACATTGGATCCAGGAAATATAGAAGCAAGAGTAGTACTTGACAGAGATAAAATAAAGAGTTATGGAATTAATCCATCTGTAATAGCTCAGACATTGAGTTATTCAGTATTGGGAGGAGATAGAGGAGATACAGTAACTGTTAAGACTGGAGTAGAAGAGATAGATGTTATAGTAAGATTACCTAAAGATAAGAGAAATGATATAAATGCTTTGAAAAATCTTAATATAAAAATAGACAGTGGAAAATTCATAAAACTATCAGATGTAGCAGATATAGTAATGGCAGAAGGATCATCAGAAATAAATAAGACAGATAGAATATATAGTGTAACAGTATCTGCAAATGATGGTGGAGTGGGAATGAAAGCTATCCAAGATAAACTTGTAGAGGCATATAAGTCAACTAATCCTCCAAAATCAGTTGACTACAGATGGGGTGGAAATTCAGAAAACCTTAGTGATGCAACAAGTCAATTAGGATTTGCACTTGGAATATCAATATTCCTAATATATGCATTACTAGCAGCTCAGTTTGAAAATTTTGTACTTCCAGTAATAATTATAGGATCAATACCACTTGCATTAGTAGGGATAGTATGGGGACTTTTAGTAACTGGTCAACCTGTAGATATAATGGTTATGATAGGAGTAATACTTCTAGCAGGGGTAGTTGTTAACAATGCTATAGTATTGATAGACTTTATTAAGATGACCAGAGAAAGAGGAAGTGAAAGACAGGAAGCAGTAATAGAGTCATGTAGAACAAGACTTAGACCGATTTTAATGACAACTATGACAACAGTATTGGGAATGCTTCCATTATCGCTTGGAATAGGAGAAGGATCAGAAATATACAGAGGAATGGCTATAACAGTTATGTTTGGATTAACATTCTCAACACTTTTAACACTAGTAGTAATTCCAATCCTTTATACATTAATTGAAGATATGAATAATGCTATTTTAAAATTTCTTAAAAAAGTGTATAATAAAATTATGGATCTTTTACCTAAAAAATTAAGTGGAAGAAACTAA
- the cpg2_1 gene encoding Carboxypeptidase G2 precursor, with the protein MEKKLKKAFEFIKQEEETMKKLWFDLCRIESQSLDREGINKAVEFLEKNLKNFGMKTQVFDYGSGGNSITAYFDNGSKELETIIIGHLDTVHKKGSFGEEVIRIDEANDMVYGPGVLDCKGGVVIGAFVARVLNHIGYDKIVKLAYSGDEEVGHQTTNGKGKEFFLEEAKGFKTAIDCETGFTDGRIVVGRKGAARFQIIIQGKGAHAGNEPENGVSAIKEAAYKILRIEEENDYNNTHYNVGIINGGTNVGSIPENCTLTIDVRYRKASDIKEIRDFLERVTKKTYVKGTKSELKEILIFDSMDETEKNKRLFEIVKENSERLNLGIPYPCFLGGGSDAAYTVALGIPTICAMGVQGYENHTIRERAVISSFVERTKLIVASILSLPEVI; encoded by the coding sequence ATGGAGAAAAAATTAAAGAAAGCTTTTGAATTCATTAAGCAAGAAGAAGAAACAATGAAAAAGTTATGGTTTGATTTATGTAGAATAGAAAGTCAATCTTTAGATAGAGAAGGGATAAATAAAGCAGTTGAATTTTTAGAAAAAAATCTTAAAAACTTTGGAATGAAAACACAGGTATTTGATTATGGCAGTGGTGGAAATAGTATAACTGCTTATTTTGACAATGGAAGTAAAGAACTTGAAACAATTATAATCGGGCATTTAGATACTGTGCATAAAAAAGGTAGTTTTGGAGAAGAGGTTATAAGAATAGATGAAGCTAATGATATGGTTTATGGACCTGGAGTTCTTGACTGTAAAGGTGGAGTGGTAATAGGAGCCTTTGTTGCGAGAGTTTTAAATCATATTGGATATGATAAAATTGTGAAGCTTGCATATTCAGGAGATGAAGAAGTAGGGCATCAAACTACTAATGGAAAAGGAAAAGAGTTTTTTTTAGAAGAAGCAAAAGGATTTAAAACTGCAATAGATTGTGAAACAGGTTTTACAGATGGTAGAATTGTTGTTGGAAGAAAAGGGGCAGCGAGATTTCAAATTATAATACAAGGAAAAGGAGCTCATGCAGGAAATGAACCTGAAAATGGTGTTAGTGCAATTAAAGAAGCAGCTTATAAAATTCTTAGGATAGAAGAAGAGAATGACTATAATAACACACATTATAATGTTGGAATAATTAATGGAGGAACTAATGTAGGAAGTATTCCAGAAAATTGTACTTTGACTATTGATGTAAGATATAGAAAAGCTTCTGATATAAAAGAAATAAGAGATTTTTTGGAGAGAGTAACCAAAAAAACATATGTAAAAGGAACAAAATCTGAATTAAAAGAAATACTAATTTTTGACTCTATGGATGAAACTGAAAAAAATAAAAGATTATTTGAAATAGTAAAGGAGAATTCAGAAAGATTAAATTTAGGAATACCATATCCATGTTTTTTAGGGGGAGGGTCTGATGCAGCTTATACAGTAGCCTTAGGAATACCAACTATTTGTGCAATGGGAGTACAAGGATATGAAAATCATACTATAAGAGAAAGAGCTGTAATAAGTTCTTTTGTTGAAAGAACAAAACTTATTGTTGCTTCAATATTATCATTGCCAGAAGTAATTTAA
- the mdtE gene encoding Multidrug resistance protein MdtE precursor: MNFVYKTGGVMKKLLLVISLFSLVACGKSKATQTEKKEVVKLAKTIELSEQNLEYVKDYNGELKPVNEVTTITPTGGDVKKINFKNGDKVKKGDVILELTDASTEASYYEAEGNLLKAKSSYSTDKISYEKYKKLYAKELVSEDEYLNSKNKYETSIGGLKIAEANFIRAKDNFSRLKVTAKIDGTITDLDLKEFEKVSASQKILTIVDNSNMELVIAVSGKDTEYTKVGGKAEVFVEELGEKLEGTITDINLSSDSNTKKYSVKIIVNNENQRLLKGLYAKVKLQQGYIKGLFVPKQAIMIKDLYSYIVISRNNTAVIYKITPDITIGNEQRIEFPDYQIGDRVVVEGQYLLNNNDKIKEN, encoded by the coding sequence ATGAATTTTGTATACAAAACAGGGGGAGTTATGAAAAAATTATTACTAGTTATTTCTCTTTTTTCTTTAGTTGCATGTGGTAAAAGCAAGGCTACTCAAACAGAAAAAAAAGAAGTAGTTAAATTAGCAAAGACAATTGAATTAAGTGAACAAAATCTTGAATATGTGAAAGATTATAATGGAGAATTAAAACCTGTTAATGAAGTAACTACAATTACTCCTACAGGAGGAGATGTAAAAAAAATAAATTTTAAAAATGGTGATAAAGTAAAAAAAGGAGATGTAATTCTTGAACTTACAGATGCATCAACAGAAGCAAGCTATTATGAAGCTGAAGGAAATCTTTTGAAAGCTAAATCAAGCTATTCAACTGATAAAATCTCTTATGAGAAATATAAAAAATTATATGCAAAAGAACTTGTATCTGAAGATGAGTATTTAAATTCTAAAAATAAGTATGAAACAAGCATAGGTGGCTTAAAAATAGCTGAGGCTAATTTTATAAGAGCCAAGGATAATTTTTCAAGATTAAAAGTAACAGCTAAAATAGATGGAACTATAACTGACTTAGATCTCAAGGAATTTGAAAAAGTATCAGCTTCTCAAAAAATATTAACAATAGTTGATAATAGCAATATGGAATTAGTAATAGCTGTTTCTGGGAAGGATACTGAATATACAAAGGTTGGAGGAAAAGCAGAAGTTTTTGTAGAGGAATTAGGAGAAAAATTAGAAGGGACTATAACTGATATAAATCTTAGTTCAGACAGTAATACAAAAAAATATTCAGTTAAAATTATTGTAAATAATGAAAATCAAAGACTTTTAAAGGGATTGTATGCTAAAGTAAAGTTACAGCAAGGATATATAAAGGGATTATTTGTACCTAAGCAGGCAATAATGATAAAAGATCTTTATTCATATATAGTTATTTCAAGGAATAACACTGCTGTTATTTATAAAATTACTCCTGATATTACAATAGGTAATGAACAAAGAATTGAGTTTCCTGATTATCAGATAGGGGATAGAGTAGTAGTAGAGGGACAGTATCTTCTTAATAATAATGATAAAATAAAGGAGAACTAA
- the czcB gene encoding Cation efflux system protein CzcB, which produces MKKTGYLILLLILIMAGCGKKQEEVIEKKVKYVITEPATMRKMSQVFKSDAVLEPKNKVNHKTEKGGTIEKILKRNGDTVKKGELVMELSDAATESSYFTAKANYTSALSSLNIAKSNYEKFKNLYEKELVSYLEYAGYENTYVGAKGNYEAAKASYENAKSDYNKLFRKAEIDGVIGNLFGKEGNEISASDIIFTVVDDNSMETYVGFPAEWLTQIKVGQELEVEVGALGKKFTGKITEINPIADSSTKKFMIKVAVANPDKAIKDGMYSYVTIPVGEINVLSVSDEAIFVRNLLSYVFKIEDGVAKRVEVKTGATNLPYTEISSEDIKEGDRIVVKGIFGLEEGNEVEENTEAK; this is translated from the coding sequence ATGAAAAAAACAGGTTATTTGATACTGCTTTTAATATTGATTATGGCAGGTTGTGGGAAGAAGCAGGAGGAAGTTATAGAAAAAAAAGTTAAGTATGTTATTACAGAACCTGCAACAATGAGAAAAATGAGTCAGGTATTTAAATCAGATGCTGTACTGGAACCTAAAAATAAGGTTAATCATAAAACTGAAAAAGGTGGAACAATAGAAAAAATATTAAAAAGAAATGGAGATACAGTTAAAAAAGGGGAACTTGTAATGGAGCTTTCAGATGCAGCAACAGAATCAAGTTATTTTACAGCAAAAGCAAATTATACATCTGCATTGTCTTCACTTAATATTGCAAAGAGTAACTATGAGAAATTTAAAAATCTTTATGAGAAAGAATTGGTATCTTATCTTGAATATGCAGGATATGAAAATACTTATGTAGGAGCCAAAGGAAATTATGAGGCAGCTAAAGCATCTTATGAAAATGCAAAAAGTGATTATAATAAATTATTTAGAAAAGCAGAAATAGATGGAGTCATTGGAAATCTTTTTGGAAAAGAGGGAAATGAAATATCAGCAAGTGATATCATCTTTACAGTAGTAGATGATAATTCTATGGAAACTTATGTAGGATTTCCAGCAGAGTGGCTTACTCAAATAAAAGTTGGACAGGAATTAGAAGTGGAAGTAGGAGCCTTAGGAAAAAAATTTACTGGAAAAATAACAGAGATAAACCCAATTGCAGATTCTTCAACTAAAAAATTTATGATAAAGGTTGCAGTTGCTAATCCAGATAAAGCTATAAAAGATGGAATGTATTCATATGTAACTATTCCAGTTGGAGAAATAAATGTATTGTCAGTTTCAGATGAAGCAATATTTGTAAGAAATTTATTAAGCTATGTATTTAAAATAGAAGATGGAGTGGCAAAAAGAGTAGAGGTAAAAACAGGAGCTACAAACCTTCCATATACTGAAATTTCTTCTGAAGATATAAAAGAGGGAGATAGAATAGTAGTTAAAGGTATATTTGGATTGGAAGAAGGAAATGAAGTAGAGGAAAATACAGAAGCAAAATAA